CTATCGTCACTATTACTTTTATTTAAAAAGGTCTGTTCACCATTATATGTAGCACCGTATTGTTCCGAATGTTGATTATGACCGGGTTGTTCTATGCGCTTCCGATTATTGGCAAATCGTTGTTCTGCCTCTTGCAACTTTTGCTCCACAGCATCTCTTTCTCTTATAGCCTGTTCTCTTTCTAATGTATCATCTACTTTGTTTATATTGTTTTCATTAATGATTGAGTTTGAAGAAGTCTGTTCATCCTCATCTTGTACATAGATTTCTCTGCTGTTTAGTGTAGTTCCGTTGTTCTTTTTCTGATCTCTTGCATTCCATGCTTGCACTGCAGCAGTTGTGTTATTTCCGTTCACAGCTAAATTTCCTGTAGTTTTATTATTAGGCTGCGGTAAAGTGCCTTGTCTATTTTGTCTTCTCGCAGCTCTTGCCTCAGCATAACGTTGTTCTCCTTCCTCTAACATTTTTATTATAGCCTTTTTACCTTCTACATCGCCGACAATATCCCTTGGAGTTCGGCCTTGACTATCTTTTAGTGAAGGATTTGCGTTAGCATCTAATAAAAGCTGAACTATCTCTTGATGACCATGCGAAGCAGCAATGTGCAAAGCAGTGAATTTAGAATTAACATCACCCGATATTTGTTCATCAACTTTTACTTTCTTTTCTAGTAGGAGTTTTACTATTGGTACACTGTTACATTCCACAGCAAGATGTAACAACATACAATTTACAGTTTTGTCTGAATCTTGTATCATGAATAGCTTATCTATCTTCAAATTGTTATAAGTGCTATATGCTCCTGGGTTTATACCTTTTAGCTCACTTCCTATTCTTTCAAGCAAATTATCCTTATTCAAACCTTCACTCTCACTCACATTGCGTATTATTTCAAAAAACTTTTCCTTTTTTATTGCCACAACCTTTCCTCTCAATTTATTTATTATTGCTGAACCATCTCACAAAAAAGTTAAGTTTGTCAAAATTCCATGTTTGATCTAAAAATTAGTCATAAACATTTTCTTCCAATTCGTTGCCATTCAACTCCCCTGTCATCCCAGCACCTTCTTCTGTCATCCCAGTGCGTGACACTGGTTTACTTTATGATGATGTCATGAAAGTAGCTGACACTGGAATCCAGAAGACAACCAAATAATAAAGGCTAGATCCCAGTGTCAGCTACTCGGATGACAAAAAAAGGAGCACTGGAATGACACCCTACTTAACCCGTCATACCGCCGCGGTATCTCCTTAGCATAGATCCCGCTAACAAGCAGCGGGATGACGATTGTCGTTTAGCTATAAATATTTAAGAAATTTACCAAATGAAAAAAAAGGCAAAAGAAGCCCCGTAGTTAACTAGTTATTTATATGTACTTCAAAATACTGGCGTTTTTTATTCTAAACACTGCAATTTAGCTGCTTTTAAGTGCAACTCACCTTAGCTAAAATGTTTAAGAAATTTACTAAGCAGAAAAAAAGGCAAAAGAAACCCCGTGGTAATTAGTGTTCACTTCCTAATCCTGCAAATTGACGTACTATACTGTCTTAAACAGCGCGTTTCAGCTTATATAGCTAGCAATACTGTGAAGACATAAGGTGCACATAGTGCAAAAAATTAAAAATAAGACGCCAACTACGTTGTTTTCTTGCTGTTTAATCTGCACAGATGAAGATAACTGAATACCTTCAGTACCATGATAAGTAGGCTGGCGGAGTTTGTCAAGGAAGTTTTTGTATAATATCTTCTGAAATAAATTGTATAATATAACTATAGCAGCCTATTTTTGAATAAACTCCATTTGCATTTCTTGTATATTACTTTCTATTTGCTTTATTTGTTCTATCAACCTTTCTTCTAAGTCAAGATTACCGCTCAGCCTCGCTTCGGTTCTTTCTTTTCGTAATGCATTTAATTCTTTTAGTAACACTATATTATTCCATACAATTTCTGCAGATTTTCTCTCGTTCAGTTGGCTATTTAGTATGCTAGTTTTTTCAAATACATACTTTATAACGTTACACTGTTTCAATTCTTGCTCTTTATTGAGTTCGCTTTTGTTACTTATTGCATCAATTATACGCTGTTGCAGTCTTTTCATCTCATTAGTAAATTCAAAATGAGAAAATTGCTCAAAAAATATAGGACGGTTCAAGATTTCAGGAAATTCTACGGCTATACGCAAAATTATGGCCTGATTTTGCTCTGCCTCAATTAGCTCTGGAGATTTGTTGTGAAGATACTCACCTTTTGTTGCTCTAGTTTTACTATTAAAAATCTGTTTTTTGAAGCTATTTCTTAGTTCACTAGCCTTATTGTAAAAATAATCTCTATAATACCTTCTAATACTGCTGTTGCTAATAGTATTTACATATTCCATGAACTTGTGCTCAAGAATTGAATATTTTTCCGGAGCAAGTTTTTCATAATTTTGCAAATTGCTATCGATTATGTGATGCCATAAATATTCAGAATGCAGTTTTGTTGAATGGTCAAGAGCAGTCAATACGTCTTCTTTCTTGTATTCCAGTTCGTTACATATATCGTATGGATCTTTATTACTCGGCAAAGTCACAAACTTTAACGTGTATCCAGGCTCTAATATTGGCAGAGCAAGTTCTGCAACTCGAGTAGCAGCATGACGTCCAGCACTATCGCCATCCATGCAGATGGAGATTTCTTTAGCAAATCTCCATAGATTTTTTATCTGTTCTGCAGAAATTGCAGTGCCAAGCGGAGCAACTGCATTACTAATTCCTGCTTGATGTAGCGCTATCACGTCCATATACCCTTCAACAACAAGTATGTGCTGTTTTTTACGTATTTCGCTTAAAGCAAAGTTTAATCCGTATAAATTCTCTCTCTTCTTGAAGAGCTGACTCTCTGGGCTGTTTAAATATTTTGGCTGTTGCTCAAAGCTCAGCGCACGTCCACCAAAACCAATAACTCTCCCTGCAATGCTCTGTATAGGAAATATCAGCCGGTCATAAAAATAATCACGAAAATTTTTGTTTATTAAACCAACATCGATCAAAATCTCGTCTTTAATACCTGAGAAGTTCAAATATTCTTTCAAACCAGAGCTTGGTGCATAACCTATCTTAAATTTATCTATGATTTCAGGTGAAATCTTACGCTGCTTTAAATAATCTACAACACCTTGATTTTTTTCTGCAAACCAATTTGCAGCTAAATCAAGCGCTAAAAATAGTTTATTGTCCTCTTTTGTAATACTAAGACTTTTGGGCAGTTCAACACCTGTAACCGATGCTAATCTTTCCAATGCTTCTTTAAAGCTTAATCCTTCAGTTTGTGAAATAAATTCAAATGCATCACCACTAGCTAAGCAACCAAAACAGTAATATAACCCCTTAGTATTGCTCACCGAAAAAGATGGGGTTTTTTCGTTATGAAATGGACAGAGCCCAACAAAACTATCTCCTCTTTTTATTAGCCTGACTTTTTTACCTACTATGTCAGATAATAATAATTTTGATTTTATAATATCTATGTGATCCATCTTATTGAATTAGTAGTAGGATAAAAATTATATAGAATTTATGCACATCTGACTCAAAATTTATTTCAAGCTTTAGAACTCCCAAAAGGTCAGAAGCATTGAATGACTTGACAGAAAGTTCAAACCCATATAAAATGTTCTTATATGTTAGATGTAATATCAATTGCCTCAGATCATGCTGGTTATGAATTAAAATCAGAAATAAAATCCTACCTAGAAGCCCTAGGTTACACAGTGGTAGATCAAGGCTGCACTGCTCAGCAAAAGTGCGTGGATTATCCAGACTATGCTGCTGAAGTTGTAGAAGATATAACAAGCAAAAAAGCAAATTATGGGATATTAATTTGTGGTACAGGTTTGGGCATGAGTACTGTGGCAAATCGTTTTGAAGGAATCTACGCTGCTTTATGCAATAGTGTTGAGATCGCAAAATTAGCTCGCGAGCATGGCAACGCAAATGTACTGTGTCTTGGTGCAGGATTTACTGCGAGTGGATTAGCAAAAGACATAGTCAAACAATTCCTTGAAACAGAATTTTCAAAAGAAAGCAGACATAAAAAACGCCTTGATAAACTCAGCAATATAACCTCTAAGAAAAAAAAAACAAAAACTTATAACGAAGATGAAATATCAAAATTCGCTAAAATGGCAGGCCAATGGTGGGATGAGAACGGCAAATTCAGACCATTGCACATGATGAATCCTGTGAGAGTATCTTACATTATCGAGAAAATAAAAGAGTTAAAAAAATGCGATTTAAAGGAATTATCATTGCTTGATGTTGGTTGTGGTGGTGGTATTTTGTCAGAGTCAATGGCACGTGTTGGCATTAACGTTGTGGGAATAGATGTGTGTGAGGAAAATATAAAAGTGGCACAATCACATGCGAAAAAAGTAGGGCTTAATATAGAATACACGCACACCAGCATCGAAGAGCTAAGCAATGACAAGAAGTACGATGTGGTTCTGTTGATGGAAGTAGTTGAGCATGTAGATAATTTAGAATTCTTTATGAGAAGAGCAGTAGAACTGCTTAAACCAGAAGGGCTAATCTTTATATCCACAATAAATAGAACTATCAAATCCTTCTGTCTTGCAATAGTTGGTGCAGAGTACATATTAAACTGGCTGCCAAAAGGCACACACAATTGGAATAAATTTCTCAAGCCGTCAGAAATTGCAAATCACTTAAGAGAAAATAATGTAACATTACAAAACATGGCTGGCATGGAGTACAACGTAATAAAACGCGAGTGGAATTTAACTAAAGGCGTGGATGTTAATTATATACTTTGTGGAAACATTGTAGTTTGAGACGGTTCTAATGTCATCCGAGTAGCTTGACTACTTGGATCCAAGACGGTGTCATTCCAGTGCTTGACACTGGAATCCAGTTTTTTCATAATCATCAAAACGTAGTATTTTAACATAAAACGGCTACTTTTATGCTTACCAACTTAGCTGGATCCCAGTGTCAGCTACTCGGATGACAACCTCACGCTACTGGGATTAGCTATTCGGGTGACAGTAAGATTTATAGAATTACAGAGAGTTTTACACAGGTCTGTACAGAAAGATTGATTTCTCTTGCCAACATAAGTAGCATTAGAACTCTAGGTACTTAAGTATGGATAAATCTGAGAACTTTTACATCACCACGCCAATATATTATGTAAATGACAAGCCGCATATCGGGCATGCATATACTTCTCTCATCTGTGATGTTACAGCTAGATTTATGAAACTAGCTGGGAAAAATGTCAAATTTACTACCGGTACAGATGAGCATGGGCAAAAAATCGAAAAAGCAGCTAAAGCAAAGGGAATGCAGCCGAAAGAATTTACAGATGAAGTGAGCGTTTCATTTAAAGAATTAGCTGAGTTCATGAATTTTGAGTATGACGATTTTATTCGCACTACGGAGGAACGTCACAAAAAAGCAGTGGTAGCTTTATGGAATAGACTTGAAGAGAGAGGACAAATATATTTGGATTCCTATTCGGGTTGGTATTCAGTTCGTGATGAAGCATTTTATCAGGAGTCAGAGCTGATAGATGGCAAAGCACCAACAGGTGCTGAGGTCCAGTGGATAAAAGAAGAGAGTTACTTTTTTCGCTTATCAAACTGGCAAGAAAAATTACTGGAACTCTATAAAAATCAGCCAAGTTTTATCTTTCCTGAGAGCAGAAGAAATGAAGTGATATCGTTTGTAAGATCAGGGCTCATTGACCTCTCAATCTCTCGCACTAGTTTTAACTGGGGAATAAAAGTACCAGGTAATGACAAACACGTAATCTATGTCTGGATAGATGCATTAACCAATTATCTTACATCAATAGGTTTCCCTAGTACTGAAGGTGAGGAATATAAGAGGTTTTGGGCAGAACCAGAAACACAGATTCCAGTGTCAAGCACTGGAATGACACCAAACCAAGGGAAAACGCAGATTCCAGTGTCAAGCGCTGCAAACCTAGCTGACAACTCTTTCAACGTTCATGTAATCGGTAAAGACATATTGCGCTTTCATGCTGTATATTGGCCAGCGATTCTCCTTGCAGCAGACCTGCCACTGCCAAAACAAATTGCAGTTCATGGTTGGTGGTTGAACGAGGGAGAGAAAATATCCAAGTCCCTTGGTAATGTCATAGATCCAATTGGCCTCGCTCAAGAGTTTGGTGTTGATCAGCTACGCTATTTTCTCCTCAGGGAAGCAAGCTTCGGCCAAGATGGCAACTTTAGTAAGAAAAATATGATCAGCCGGATAAATTCAGAACTGGCAAACAACATAGGCAATTTAGTACAAAGAACAATTTCATTTTTACACAAGCAATGTTCTGGAATTGTACCAACAATCGATCAAAGCCTACTTAAAGGTGAAGAAAGTCTTCCAGGTTGCAAAGCTATACTAGGTCAAGTGATGGACCATCTGTCAAAGTATGAATTTAACCAGATTATACTTCTAATTATCAACATCTCTTCAGAAGCCAATGCTTATATAGACAAAAGTGCACCCTGGACATTGAGCAAAACTGACAGAGAGCGCATGAATTTAGTAATTTACAAGTTACTGGAATATATCAGGATAATAGGCATTTTATTGCAGCCAATCGTTCCCAAGTCAGCAGAGATGATACTAAATCAACTGCAAATTCCGAAAGAACAACGAGATTTAAAATCTTTGTGCGACGCGTGCGTAAGTTCAGGCATAACATTGCCTAAACCTACGCCGGTTTTTTTGAGGGTTGATGTTTAACCAAGGAAGTATTCAGGTGATAACAAATCATATTTATTACTTGTTCTAACTGCATACACTATAGGTTGTTCTACTTGTGCTTGTTTTCTTTTTCTTCTTGCGGCTCCACTTCTTTTATTTTTACCGCCTTCTTCCGTATTGTTTATGCTGTTGTCCCCTTGAAGATTTGGCTTTTGGTCTGCTTGCTCTTCTGGCTTTTGAGCTTCTTTATTTATAACCCATTCTTGTCGTACATCAGCCAAGGTGTTTTTATGTTGAGCATGCAACAGATTAGTACCTAGTACACAACTATTACAAACATTTTTACTATAAATACTTTGTACCCCACTCCAAAAGGTGGTAAACTTCCCTTTTACTGACTCACATAAATCAGAAATTCTTGACGGAACTTTTGCTTTACTGTTTTCATCCAACTGCTCTTTCAGGCTAGAAATCTTAGTATCTTTTTCATCACCAGATTCTGCATCATAAAATATCTCCTGATCCTCAGAAAGACTCATTAAATACTCTTTAGCAGCATCAATACTTAAATGCTTAGGAACGTTATCAATATTTAAATAATCCAAATTTAAATAATCCAAACTATTAGCTCGTTGCTTTTGCTCACTGGAAGGAACTGCAGGATCTAAATAATCCAAAGGAGTGAGTTCTTGCATACTAAGTTTAGATCCATATTCACGCTTAAACTGCTCTTCCGGACTAGAAACCTTAGTATCACGTCTACTGCACGAGCTGCTTCTAATACCAATTCTCACTGCAGAACAAACAGATAGACAACAATGGAAAAAAAGCCATACTAAACTAAGTGTAATAGCGAGGTATAAATGGCATTAAGATCAAAATTATTGGATGAAAAAGTAGTGGAATCGGCAAAAGCAATGCTGAAGAAAGTAAGAAATAACGCATACGTTACAAAAAAACTAAATGCTGTAATTGCAGCAAAAAAGCACAGCATAACAGCGGTAGCAAAGATATGTTGCATTTCAAGAACTGCACTGACTGAGTGGATAAAGCACCTAAAATTTAACAGAGAGGAAAAATTGTTTGCTCCACCTCAACGTCGTAGAAAAACTAGATTGGATCAAAGTCAGCGTGAACAAGTTGAAGCATGGATACAAGACAATCCTAATATCACCATTAAAGAAATGAGAATAAAAATCCAGGAAAGATTTGGTTTGGATATCAGTAAGTCCACAGTACACCGTAATATGCAAAGAATGAAATTCTCATATATTACTCCAAGACCAGTTCATAATGGTCAAGATAAAAGCAAACAAGAGGAGTTTAAAAAAAAATCTCAACGAAACTATTGGCAAATATCCAGAAAAAGAGCTATTTTTCTTTGATGAGTCTCGGTTTGGCACACATTCAAAAATTGGACATGGGTGGTTTAAAAAAGGCATTAGGACACAGGTTAAAATAAAATTAGGTAGGCAAAATTTCTATCTCTATAGTGCGGTTAATCCTAGAAATGGAGAGAGTTCTAGCTTGTTTGCACCAAATGTCAACACTGATTGCATGAATATATTTCTTGAGCAGATGTCGCAATATCTAGGAATACGAGAGACTTTTCTCGTTATGGACTGTGCTAGTTGGCATAGGTCAAAAAATTTAAAGGTACCTAAAAATATCGATATTATATACCTACCTCCATACTCACCTGAGCTCAATCCTGTTGAGAGGTTTTGGTTATATATAAAACAGAACATTTTGTGCAATAAAATATACGATACAATTACCCTGCTTGAGCGCACTTTGTGTAAATTTGTTACCTCTCTTACCCACTCCATAATTAAACAACTCTGCAATGTCTCCTATTTGTCCTCCTAATAATGAGAATTGGTATAACACTATTAATTGATGTGCCACAAGCATTTTTCATACTACCTACGACATTTTTTAAGTCATTCACAACATCACTACGGCGCCGCTGAATAATACTAGGAATGCGCCCACTATTGTACGCTTCTTTTACAGTTGTAACTACTTCTTTACATGCTATATATGGTTTAAATTCTTCTAAACCACGCTTAACATATTTGCCAGAATACAAAACACCATTAACTGCTCCTTTTGCAAACCAAACAGCACCATTAACTGTTCCTTTTGCAAGCTGAACAGTGCCATCAGCAATTGCCACTTTTAATTTGTCTTCTTCTATCTTTTTATTTTTTTTAGCTAGTTGAGTTTTTTGCTCAGAAATGGTTTGCTTTTGAGTTTGTACTACAGCATCTTTTTCAGTCAGTTGGTCATTTTGCCCAGAAATGGTTTGCTTTTGAGTTTGTATCTTAGCTTCTAACTCAGAAATGGTTTGCTTTTGAGCCTGTACTGTAGCTTCTTTCTCAGAAATTATTTTATCTTTAGCTTCTACTTTACTTTTTTCATCAGCAAGCTGAACTTCTTTCTCAAAAATAGTTTTGTCTTTACCTTCTATCTCTTTTACTTTCTCAGAAATTGTTTTGTTCTTACTAATTGCTTTACACGAAAGTACAATAGCCACAGCAGAAAATACAGCACCACCAATAATAAATGGTAGGCCAACACTTAATGCTGCAACTGGAGCTAAGAAACCAATATAAGGAGCTGCAGCAAACACTCCAGATGCTAATAAAGTGAAAGTAGCCAGAGTTCCAGCTATATAATAGGGTACATTGTTTTTATTCATCATCTCACGTATTATAAAATATAATACCATTATAAAAGGATTTTTAAGAAATTGTCAAGCTATCTTTACATAAAAAAAATAATCAATGAACTTGGGAACAAGAAGATTGCTGCCAAGCTATGAACTATGCCTTTCCGTGTAATCTTTGAATGCACCTCTGTTAGAGTCAAAATATAGCTTCACACTGCCAATTGGCCCATTTCTCTGCTTTGCAATAACGAGCTCTGCAATGTTTCTAATTTTTTCCATTTTCTCTTGCCATTCTCGATGTTTATTGCTTCCTTCACTTGGCTGTTTTCTTAGTTCATAATACTCTTCTCTATAGAGAAACATTACTATATCTGCGTCTTGCTCTATGCTCCCTGAATCGCGTAAATCAGAAAGTTGTGGTTTTTTATCGTCTCTCTGCTCAACAGAACGAGAAAGCTGTGATAGTGCAACAATGGGAATATTTAGCTCCTTTGCAATTGCTTTCAAGCCCTGCGTCACTTCCGAGATTTCTTGCACTCTATTTTCATTACTCCTTTTTGTTGTTCCTCTAATTAGCTGCAAATAATCAATAAATACCACTTCTACATTATATAATTGATATAACAAACGTATTCTAGTACGAAGAGCACTAATTGACAGCGCAGGAGTATCATCTATTAGGAAAGGTAATTCAGATAACTCTGTA
The nucleotide sequence above comes from Wolbachia endosymbiont of Oedothorax gibbosus. Encoded proteins:
- a CDS encoding ankyrin repeat domain-containing protein yields the protein MAIKKEKFFEIIRNVSESEGLNKDNLLERIGSELKGINPGAYSTYNNLKIDKLFMIQDSDKTVNCMLLHLAVECNSVPIVKLLLEKKVKVDEQISGDVNSKFTALHIAASHGHQEIVQLLLDANANPSLKDSQGRTPRDIVGDVEGKKAIIKMLEEGEQRYAEARAARRQNRQGTLPQPNNKTTGNLAVNGNNTTAAVQAWNARDQKKNNGTTLNSREIYVQDEDEQTSSNSIINENNINKVDDTLEREQAIRERDAVEQKLQEAEQRFANNRKRIEQPGHNQHSEQYGATYNGEQTFLNKSNSDDSGIYFDADESEALGQSILEDGEDIDAQDENGLTFLHRAAANNNEESVKLFVTRGAKVDVQDKDELTPLHYAAANNNEESVKLFVTRGAKVDVQDKDELTPLHYAATYGYVEIAEYLRTCS
- the dnaG gene encoding DNA primase — its product is MDHIDIIKSKLLLSDIVGKKVRLIKRGDSFVGLCPFHNEKTPSFSVSNTKGLYYCFGCLASGDAFEFISQTEGLSFKEALERLASVTGVELPKSLSITKEDNKLFLALDLAANWFAEKNQGVVDYLKQRKISPEIIDKFKIGYAPSSGLKEYLNFSGIKDEILIDVGLINKNFRDYFYDRLIFPIQSIAGRVIGFGGRALSFEQQPKYLNSPESQLFKKRENLYGLNFALSEIRKKQHILVVEGYMDVIALHQAGISNAVAPLGTAISAEQIKNLWRFAKEISICMDGDSAGRHAATRVAELALPILEPGYTLKFVTLPSNKDPYDICNELEYKKEDVLTALDHSTKLHSEYLWHHIIDSNLQNYEKLAPEKYSILEHKFMEYVNTISNSSIRRYYRDYFYNKASELRNSFKKQIFNSKTRATKGEYLHNKSPELIEAEQNQAIILRIAVEFPEILNRPIFFEQFSHFEFTNEMKRLQQRIIDAISNKSELNKEQELKQCNVIKYVFEKTSILNSQLNERKSAEIVWNNIVLLKELNALRKERTEARLSGNLDLEERLIEQIKQIESNIQEMQMEFIQK
- the ubiG gene encoding bifunctional 2-polyprenyl-6-hydroxyphenol methylase/3-demethylubiquinol 3-O-methyltransferase UbiG, yielding MLDVISIASDHAGYELKSEIKSYLEALGYTVVDQGCTAQQKCVDYPDYAAEVVEDITSKKANYGILICGTGLGMSTVANRFEGIYAALCNSVEIAKLAREHGNANVLCLGAGFTASGLAKDIVKQFLETEFSKESRHKKRLDKLSNITSKKKKTKTYNEDEISKFAKMAGQWWDENGKFRPLHMMNPVRVSYIIEKIKELKKCDLKELSLLDVGCGGGILSESMARVGINVVGIDVCEENIKVAQSHAKKVGLNIEYTHTSIEELSNDKKYDVVLLMEVVEHVDNLEFFMRRAVELLKPEGLIFISTINRTIKSFCLAIVGAEYILNWLPKGTHNWNKFLKPSEIANHLRENNVTLQNMAGMEYNVIKREWNLTKGVDVNYILCGNIVV
- the metG gene encoding methionine--tRNA ligase, encoding MDKSENFYITTPIYYVNDKPHIGHAYTSLICDVTARFMKLAGKNVKFTTGTDEHGQKIEKAAKAKGMQPKEFTDEVSVSFKELAEFMNFEYDDFIRTTEERHKKAVVALWNRLEERGQIYLDSYSGWYSVRDEAFYQESELIDGKAPTGAEVQWIKEESYFFRLSNWQEKLLELYKNQPSFIFPESRRNEVISFVRSGLIDLSISRTSFNWGIKVPGNDKHVIYVWIDALTNYLTSIGFPSTEGEEYKRFWAEPETQIPVSSTGMTPNQGKTQIPVSSAANLADNSFNVHVIGKDILRFHAVYWPAILLAADLPLPKQIAVHGWWLNEGEKISKSLGNVIDPIGLAQEFGVDQLRYFLLREASFGQDGNFSKKNMISRINSELANNIGNLVQRTISFLHKQCSGIVPTIDQSLLKGEESLPGCKAILGQVMDHLSKYEFNQIILLIINISSEANAYIDKSAPWTLSKTDRERMNLVIYKLLEYIRIIGILLQPIVPKSAEMILNQLQIPKEQRDLKSLCDACVSSGITLPKPTPVFLRVDV
- a CDS encoding IS630 family transposase (programmed frameshift), which produces MALRSKLLDEKVVESAKAMLKKVRNNAYVTKKLNAVIAAKKHSITAVAKICCISRTALTEWIKHLKFNREEKLFAPPQRRRKTRLDQSQREQVEAWIQDNPNITIKEMRIKIQERFGLDISKSTVHRNMQRMKFSYITPRPVHNGQDKSKQEEFKKNLNETIGKYPEKELFFFDESRFGTHSKIGHGWFKKGIRTQVKIKLGRQNFYLYSAVNPRNGESSSLFAPNVNTDCMNIFLEQMSQYLGIRETFLVMDCASWHRSKNLKVPKNIDIIYLPPYSPELNPVERFWLYIKQNILCNKIYDTITLLERTLCKFVTSLTHSIIKQLCNVSYLSS